Below is a genomic region from Escherichia ruysiae.
AATCATTTCTTTAATTCAGCATAAGTTGTTATGGCGAAATCAGCACTGTTCACGGTGCGTAATAATGAGTCCTGCCCAAAGTGCGGGGCTGATCTGGTTATTCGATCCGGGAAACACGGTCCGTTTCTTGGGTGCTCACAGTATCCGGCGTGTGACTACGTCCGTCCTCTGAAATCTTCAGCGGATGGGCATATCGTCAAAGTTCTGGAGGGGCAAGTTTGCCCTGCATGTAGCGCAAATCTGGTATTACGCCAGGGACGCTTTGGTATGTTTATTGGCTGCAGTAACTACCCTGAATGCGAACATACTGAACTTATCGATAAACCGGACGAAACGGCAATTACATGTCCCCAATGTCGGACGGGTCATCTGGTCCAGCGCCGCTCCCGTTATGGCAAAACATTCCACTCCTGTGATCGCTACCCGGAGTGTCAATTTGCTATTAACTTCAAACCCATAGCCGGAGAGTGCCCTGAGTGTCACTATCCGCTACTCATCGAAAAGAAAACCGCGCAGGGTGTTAAACATTTCTGTGCCAGTAAACAATGTGGAAAGCCGGTTTCGGCGGAATAATAACGTGAATAATAACCTGCAAGGAGACGCTATCGCGGCTGCGGTAGATGTCCTCAATGAAGAACGTGTCATCGCCTATCCAACGGAAGCTGTTTTCGGTGTCGGGTGCGATCCTGATAGCGAAACTGCAGTGATGCGACTGTTGGAGTTAAAACAGCGTCCGGTTGATAAGGGGCTGATTTTAATCGCAGCAAATTACGAGCAGCTCAAACCTTATATCGATGACAGCATGCTGACGGACGCGCAGCGTGAAACCATTTTTTCCCGCTGGCCAGGTCCTGTCACCTTTGTCTTTCCCGCGCCTGCGACAACACCGCGCTGGTTGACGGGGCGCTTTGATTCGCTTGCTGTACGAGTCACCGACCATCCGTTGGTGATTGCTTTGTGCCAGGCTTATGGTAAACCGCTGGTTTCTACTAGTGCCAACTTGAGTGGATTGCCACCTTGCCGGACAGTAGACGAAGTTCGCGCACAATTTGGCGCGGCGTTCCCGGTTGTGCCTGGTGAAACGGGGGGGCGTTTAAATCCTTCAGAAATCCGCGATGCCCTGACGGGTGAACTGTTTCGACAGGGGTAACATAATGGAAATCTATGCTGTTTTTGGTAATCCGATAGCCCACAGCAAATCGCCATTCATTCATCAGCAATTTGCTCAGCAACTGAATATTGAACATCCCTATGGGCGCGTGTTGGCACCCATCAATGATTTCATCAACACACTGAACGCTTTCTTAAGTGCTGGTGGCAAAGGTGCGAATGTGACGGTGCCTTTTAAAGAAGAGGCTTTTGCCAGAGCGGATGAACTCACTGAACGGGCAGCGTTGGCTGGTGCTGTTAATACCCTCAAGCAGTTAGAAGATGGGCGCCTGCTGGGTGACAATACCGATGGCGTAGGTTTGTTAAGCGATCTGGAACGTCTCTCTTTTATCCGCCCCGGGTTACGTATCCTGCTCATTGGCGCTGGCGGGGCATCTCGCGGTGTACTACTGCCACTTCTTTCCCTGGACTGTGCGGTGACAATCACTAATCGGACGGTTTCCCGCG
It encodes:
- a CDS encoding DNA topoisomerase family protein: MAKSALFTVRNNESCPKCGADLVIRSGKHGPFLGCSQYPACDYVRPLKSSADGHIVKVLEGQVCPACSANLVLRQGRFGMFIGCSNYPECEHTELIDKPDETAITCPQCRTGHLVQRRSRYGKTFHSCDRYPECQFAINFKPIAGECPECHYPLLIEKKTAQGVKHFCASKQCGKPVSAE
- the tsaC gene encoding L-threonylcarbamoyladenylate synthase type 1 TsaC produces the protein MNNNLQGDAIAAAVDVLNEERVIAYPTEAVFGVGCDPDSETAVMRLLELKQRPVDKGLILIAANYEQLKPYIDDSMLTDAQRETIFSRWPGPVTFVFPAPATTPRWLTGRFDSLAVRVTDHPLVIALCQAYGKPLVSTSANLSGLPPCRTVDEVRAQFGAAFPVVPGETGGRLNPSEIRDALTGELFRQG
- the aroE gene encoding shikimate dehydrogenase, whose amino-acid sequence is MEIYAVFGNPIAHSKSPFIHQQFAQQLNIEHPYGRVLAPINDFINTLNAFLSAGGKGANVTVPFKEEAFARADELTERAALAGAVNTLKQLEDGRLLGDNTDGVGLLSDLERLSFIRPGLRILLIGAGGASRGVLLPLLSLDCAVTITNRTVSRAEELAKLFAHTGSIQALGMDELESHEFDLIINATSSGISGDIPAIPASLIHPGICCYDMFYQKGKTPFLAWCEQRGSKHNADGLGMLVAQAAHAFLLWHGVLPDVEPVIKQLQQELSV